A stretch of the Tardiphaga sp. 709 genome encodes the following:
- a CDS encoding zinc-finger domain-containing protein: MSDHVVPHFHNDAGVPIIEIGSQEFMCVGANPPFDHPHVFLDLGNDNEIICPYCSTLYRFAADLAAGQSRPPECVVKDKVA; encoded by the coding sequence ATGTCCGACCACGTGGTTCCGCACTTTCACAATGACGCCGGCGTTCCGATCATCGAGATCGGCTCGCAGGAATTCATGTGCGTGGGTGCCAATCCGCCGTTCGATCATCCGCATGTCTTCCTCGACCTTGGCAACGACAACGAGATCATCTGCCCGTATTGCTCGACCCTGTACCGCTTTGCCGCCGATCTCGCTGCCGGCCAGTCGCGTCCGCCGGAATGCGTGGTGAAAGACAAGGTTGCCTGA
- a CDS encoding transglutaminase-like cysteine peptidase: protein MFGNKGRYFGLAVLAVLLGVTSSARAGNEKLYASLGDSTRAPIGWVEFCSDNPVDCRSGATQPRDIVITQTAWKDLVRVNRWVNETIKPMTDMDHWGVIEKWSLPSDGYGDCEDYVLLKRKMLIEAGWPREALLITVVRDKKGDGHAVLTVKTDKGEYVLDNQNENVLAWTETGYRFVKRQSQSDPNVWVSLGDNRPAVATASARDR, encoded by the coding sequence ATGTTTGGTAACAAGGGGCGATACTTCGGACTGGCCGTTTTAGCAGTCCTTCTTGGAGTGACTTCGTCGGCACGTGCCGGCAACGAAAAACTCTACGCAAGCCTGGGCGACAGCACGCGCGCACCGATCGGATGGGTCGAATTCTGTTCAGATAATCCCGTCGACTGCCGCAGCGGCGCGACGCAGCCACGCGACATCGTCATCACGCAGACTGCGTGGAAGGATCTGGTGCGGGTCAATCGCTGGGTCAACGAGACCATCAAGCCGATGACCGACATGGATCATTGGGGCGTCATCGAGAAGTGGTCGCTGCCATCAGACGGTTACGGCGACTGCGAGGACTATGTGCTCCTGAAGCGCAAGATGCTGATCGAAGCGGGCTGGCCACGCGAGGCGCTGCTGATCACCGTGGTGCGCGACAAGAAGGGCGACGGTCACGCGGTGCTCACGGTGAAGACGGACAAGGGCGAATACGTTCTGGACAACCAGAATGAGAACGTCCTCGCATGGACCGAGACCGGCTACCGCTTCGTCAAACGCCAGTCACAGAGCGATCCGAATGTGTGGGTCTCGCTCGGCGACAACCGTCCTGCGGTGGCTACGGCCAGCGCGCGGGATCGCTAA
- a CDS encoding PilZ domain-containing protein yields MAFAQTKSILPSAEERRRFQRVKVHLLGRYMLPDRREFPCQVINMSPGGLALLGPGIGNVGDRVIAYLDHIGRVEGKITRIIDNGFAMTVGATPRKRDKLAAQLTWLANRDILNLPEDRRHDRIVPRNPMVLLTLEDGVQMNGRIIDLSLSGAAIAAEKRPPLNSIVMLGRIQSRVVRHLEEGFALEFFHEQLAETLEDSVNAR; encoded by the coding sequence ATGGCGTTCGCGCAAACAAAATCGATTCTTCCGTCTGCAGAAGAACGCCGTCGCTTTCAGCGGGTGAAAGTGCACCTGCTTGGCCGCTATATGCTGCCGGATCGCCGCGAGTTTCCGTGTCAGGTCATCAATATGTCGCCCGGCGGCCTCGCGCTGCTCGGTCCCGGCATCGGCAATGTGGGCGACCGCGTCATCGCCTATCTCGACCATATCGGCCGTGTCGAAGGTAAGATAACCCGGATCATCGACAACGGCTTCGCCATGACCGTGGGTGCGACGCCGCGCAAACGGGACAAGCTGGCCGCCCAGCTGACCTGGCTCGCCAACCGCGACATTCTCAATCTGCCGGAAGACCGCCGCCACGACCGTATCGTGCCGCGCAATCCGATGGTGCTCCTCACCCTCGAGGATGGCGTCCAGATGAACGGCCGCATTATCGACCTGTCGCTGTCCGGCGCCGCCATTGCGGCAGAGAAGCGTCCGCCGCTGAACTCGATTGTCATGCTCGGCCGAATCCAGTCCCGTGTGGTCCGCCATCTCGAAGAAGGCTTCGCTCTGGAGTTCTTCCACGAGCAGTTGGCAGAGACGCTCGAAGACAGCGTCAACGCCCGGTAA
- a CDS encoding DUF6949 family protein: protein MSPDALNSFFQLCIGFALAGAIASAYQAFAKRPPSFSLLQQGPSPEAFAAVPLLVFTAPFIIMRNTLRNGAAEQHRVQFVMIATVLAGLWSLMSGTFIVMTLEALGILA, encoded by the coding sequence ATGTCCCCCGATGCGTTGAATTCATTCTTCCAGCTATGCATTGGCTTCGCGCTCGCAGGCGCTATTGCAAGCGCCTATCAGGCCTTTGCCAAACGTCCCCCGAGCTTCAGCCTGCTCCAGCAGGGGCCGTCCCCTGAAGCCTTCGCAGCCGTTCCGCTGCTCGTCTTCACGGCTCCCTTCATCATCATGCGCAATACCCTGCGCAACGGCGCGGCCGAGCAGCATCGCGTTCAGTTCGTGATGATCGCGACAGTGCTGGCTGGCCTCTGGAGCCTGATGTCGGGCACCTTCATCGTGATGACGCTGGAAGCGCTGGGCATACTGGCCTAA
- a CDS encoding patatin-like phospholipase family protein, whose amino-acid sequence MLEILMGRGQNGANGRDKPGLGSVRRPIIGLALGGGAARGFAHIGILRTLLAHGIVPNVVVGTSIGAVVGGSYAAGHLDTLEEWARGLQPRNILSYLDIRLNGSGLIGGNKLAAQLEASLGHTLIEDLPLKFASVATEVRTGHEIWLTHGRLVDAMRASYALPGIFSPVLVGDRWLVDGALVNPVPVSAARALGAEIVIAANLSNDVFGHSTTIFDHGTGPEVAEPIIEVEEPKRGFSKFFSAERTMKREFFGGGGRPGISTVMVDAFNIMQDRITRARLAGDPPDLLIAPRVGRIGWFDFHRAEEMITLGARAAERAVESIQEAIEILAPEVANSPAPVVAQKPTTSQS is encoded by the coding sequence GTGCTGGAGATTTTGATGGGGCGCGGCCAGAATGGCGCGAACGGTCGCGACAAGCCTGGTTTGGGAAGCGTTCGACGTCCGATCATCGGTCTGGCGCTCGGCGGTGGTGCGGCGCGCGGTTTCGCCCATATCGGCATCCTCCGCACTTTGCTTGCCCATGGCATTGTCCCGAACGTCGTGGTGGGCACGTCGATCGGTGCCGTAGTTGGCGGATCCTACGCCGCCGGCCACCTTGATACGCTCGAGGAATGGGCCCGCGGTCTGCAACCCCGCAATATTCTCAGCTATCTCGACATCCGCCTGAACGGTTCCGGCTTGATTGGCGGCAACAAGCTGGCCGCGCAGCTCGAGGCATCGCTGGGCCATACACTGATCGAGGATCTCCCGCTGAAATTCGCCAGCGTCGCCACCGAGGTGCGTACCGGCCATGAAATCTGGCTGACTCATGGTCGCCTGGTCGATGCGATGCGTGCGTCCTACGCGCTGCCGGGCATCTTCTCGCCGGTTCTGGTCGGCGATCGCTGGCTGGTCGATGGCGCGCTGGTCAATCCGGTGCCGGTATCGGCGGCGCGTGCTCTGGGCGCCGAGATCGTCATCGCAGCCAATCTCAGCAATGATGTATTTGGCCATTCGACCACGATTTTCGACCATGGCACGGGACCGGAAGTGGCCGAGCCCATCATCGAAGTCGAAGAACCGAAGCGCGGTTTCAGCAAGTTCTTCTCGGCGGAGCGCACCATGAAACGCGAATTCTTTGGCGGCGGCGGACGACCGGGTATCTCTACCGTAATGGTCGATGCCTTCAACATCATGCAGGACCGCATCACCCGCGCGCGCCTTGCCGGCGATCCGCCGGATCTCCTGATCGCACCACGCGTTGGCCGCATTGGCTGGTTCGATTTCCACCGCGCCGAAGAAATGATCACGCTCGGCGCGCGTGCCGCAGAGCGCGCTGTCGAGTCCATTCAAGAGGCGATCGAAATCCTCGCCCCCGAAGTGGCAAACTCGCCTGCGCCCGTCGTTGCGCAGAAGCCGACCACTTCGCAGAGCTGA
- a CDS encoding sensor histidine kinase, with translation MRLLIHLVLRLVAVVLLCLACTVGWILVDAHRTIEADTAASADRAAATLQNLYWRELLWRDGTYRDALLPLPDWKSIATMKVIAPGVCIDFRLGSAPPFDLCSQTEDIGSPSPSWFVSLYGALFGPHATETRPLTVRQRDAGTVQARVDPATAVRQAWRQVTVMVSIAAAMALGISLLAILLVGHALMPARSIVRGLRRLEHGDHRHRLPAFGATEFSHIARAVNDLAGRLAATTAERVALTKRLFQVQEEERRALARDLHDEFGQCLTATAALAAAIETGATPSRPDLADDARAIARITGQMMTTLRSALARLRSQDLEELGLQASLVQLVAQWNASTTRRAVFHLDVTGDLTAVPAEAAVNIYRIAQECLTNAARHGRPQHVHLRVSHGEEVRDAVAVSVEDDGGGDAAQAHTASGHGILGIRERIAALGGSLSIAPAAHGIRVAAVIPLLPRQAAA, from the coding sequence ATGCGCCTGCTGATACATCTCGTCCTTCGTCTCGTTGCCGTGGTACTGCTCTGTCTGGCCTGTACGGTCGGATGGATTCTGGTCGATGCGCACCGCACCATCGAGGCCGACACTGCCGCCTCCGCCGACCGCGCGGCGGCAACCCTGCAGAACCTGTACTGGCGCGAATTGCTGTGGCGCGATGGCACTTACCGCGATGCACTGCTGCCGCTGCCGGACTGGAAATCCATTGCGACCATGAAGGTGATCGCGCCAGGCGTGTGCATTGACTTCCGGCTCGGCAGCGCACCGCCCTTCGACTTGTGCAGCCAGACCGAAGACATCGGCAGCCCGTCGCCGTCATGGTTCGTCAGTCTCTACGGCGCGCTGTTCGGGCCACATGCCACGGAGACGCGGCCGCTTACCGTGCGGCAGCGCGATGCAGGCACCGTGCAAGCCCGTGTCGACCCCGCCACCGCCGTGCGTCAGGCATGGCGGCAGGTGACCGTGATGGTCAGCATCGCCGCGGCGATGGCGCTGGGCATCAGTCTGCTCGCGATCCTCCTGGTCGGCCATGCGCTGATGCCGGCCCGGAGCATCGTACGCGGCCTGCGTCGTCTCGAACATGGTGACCACCGCCATCGCCTGCCCGCTTTCGGCGCCACCGAATTCAGCCATATCGCCCGCGCCGTCAACGATCTCGCCGGCCGTCTCGCGGCCACCACCGCCGAACGCGTCGCACTGACCAAGCGACTGTTTCAGGTACAGGAAGAAGAACGCCGCGCACTGGCGCGCGATCTGCACGACGAGTTCGGCCAGTGCCTCACCGCCACCGCGGCGCTCGCTGCAGCCATCGAGACCGGCGCCACGCCGTCCCGTCCCGATCTGGCCGACGATGCCCGCGCCATCGCCCGCATCACCGGCCAGATGATGACGACGCTGCGCAGCGCGCTGGCGCGGCTGCGCTCACAGGATCTCGAGGAACTGGGATTGCAGGCCAGCCTTGTGCAACTGGTGGCGCAGTGGAATGCCAGCACAACGCGGCGCGCCGTGTTTCATCTCGACGTAACCGGCGATCTCACCGCCGTCCCCGCAGAAGCCGCCGTCAACATCTACCGCATCGCGCAGGAATGCCTGACCAACGCCGCACGCCACGGCCGGCCGCAGCACGTTCATCTCCGCGTCAGCCATGGGGAAGAGGTCCGCGACGCCGTCGCCGTCAGTGTCGAGGATGACGGCGGCGGCGACGCCGCACAGGCCCACACCGCCTCCGGCCACGGCATTCTCGGCATCCGCGAACGCATCGCAGCGCTTGGCGGCAGCCTGTCGATCGCCCCGGCGGCACACGGTATCCGCGTGGCCGCAGTGATTCCGCTGCTGCCACGACAAGCAGCGGCATGA
- a CDS encoding DUF3126 family protein: protein MDVQEVRKLDAYLKRVFGNQKLRVVPRPKKDDSAEVYIGEEFIGVLFVDDEDDDRSFQFQMAILEEDLVDNG from the coding sequence GTGGACGTTCAGGAAGTCAGAAAGCTCGACGCCTATCTCAAGCGCGTGTTCGGCAATCAGAAGCTTCGCGTGGTGCCGCGCCCGAAGAAGGACGACTCCGCCGAAGTCTATATCGGCGAAGAATTCATCGGCGTGCTGTTCGTCGATGACGAAGACGATGATCGCTCGTTCCAGTTCCAGATGGCGATCCTCGAAGAAGACCTCGTCGACAACGGCTGA
- a CDS encoding rhomboid family intramembrane serine protease has product MDSPAPPREPILTLPAALTAYVGLLAVIHIVRMLLPVDLEYWTIEVFGFIPKRYDQTLLSMPFPGGNGAKVWSFVTYSLLHANLSHIGFNVLWLLPFGSALARRFGAVRFFIFMAVTAVAGAAAHLVTHEHALAPMIGASASVSGAMAAAIRFAFVRGSFLSFNRGDADEAARVPALPLLRSLRDPRVIGFLAVWFGVNIIFGVGSIAIGADGASVAWQAHIGGFFAGLLLFSLFDPIPRLQRTGSQTSSPDMSDLH; this is encoded by the coding sequence TTGGATTCCCCCGCTCCTCCGCGTGAACCGATCCTGACCCTGCCGGCGGCGCTGACGGCCTATGTCGGGTTGCTCGCCGTGATCCACATCGTCCGCATGCTGCTGCCGGTGGATCTGGAATACTGGACCATTGAGGTCTTCGGTTTCATTCCGAAGCGCTACGACCAAACGCTGCTGTCCATGCCGTTTCCCGGCGGCAATGGCGCCAAGGTCTGGAGTTTCGTCACTTACTCCCTGTTGCATGCCAATCTCAGCCATATCGGCTTCAATGTGTTGTGGCTGCTGCCGTTCGGCAGCGCGCTGGCGCGGCGCTTCGGCGCGGTCCGCTTCTTCATCTTCATGGCGGTGACGGCGGTGGCTGGCGCCGCTGCGCATCTGGTTACCCATGAACACGCGCTCGCCCCGATGATCGGCGCCTCGGCTTCGGTCTCCGGCGCCATGGCCGCGGCCATCCGTTTTGCCTTCGTGCGCGGCAGCTTCCTGTCGTTCAACCGCGGCGATGCCGATGAAGCGGCGCGCGTGCCGGCGCTTCCGCTGTTGCGTTCATTGCGCGATCCGCGCGTGATCGGATTTCTGGCGGTCTGGTTCGGCGTCAATATCATCTTTGGCGTTGGCTCGATTGCGATCGGTGCAGACGGGGCGAGCGTTGCATGGCAGGCGCATATCGGCGGCTTCTTCGCCGGGCTGCTGCTATTCTCGCTGTTCGATCCCATTCCGAGGTTGCAGCGCACGGGTTCGCAGACATCGTCTCCGGACATGTCCGACCTGCATTGA
- a CDS encoding PAS domain-containing protein translates to MKHPSSRAFFAYWDDKRGFARAPDRSELEPGPVRELLGDIFVLSCDQPVEFPFRVAGTRVCALLGRDLKNQAFPLLFAPECRDEIRDMITVVSEEQLVAVAGVTAMTEFGQKAHLELLLLPFAARAHSPISLTGLLAPMYEVRGRLGAFQLTSFRYLAHQPQRFAPRALRKLQAARGLMVYEGLR, encoded by the coding sequence ATGAAACATCCATCCAGCCGCGCGTTCTTCGCCTATTGGGACGACAAGCGCGGTTTTGCCCGCGCTCCCGATCGGAGTGAGCTGGAACCCGGCCCGGTGCGCGAGTTGCTCGGTGACATCTTCGTGCTGTCCTGTGACCAGCCCGTCGAATTCCCGTTCCGGGTGGCCGGCACAAGAGTTTGTGCCCTGCTCGGCCGCGACCTGAAGAACCAAGCGTTTCCGTTGCTGTTCGCGCCCGAGTGCCGCGATGAGATCCGGGACATGATCACCGTCGTATCCGAGGAACAGCTCGTCGCCGTCGCGGGCGTGACCGCAATGACCGAATTCGGTCAGAAGGCGCATCTGGAACTGCTGTTGCTGCCGTTCGCGGCGCGCGCGCATTCCCCCATCAGCCTGACCGGCCTACTGGCGCCGATGTATGAAGTCCGCGGCCGGCTCGGCGCATTCCAGCTGACCTCGTTCCGCTATCTCGCCCACCAGCCGCAGCGCTTTGCGCCGCGCGCCCTGCGCAAGCTGCAGGCTGCCCGCGGCCTGATGGTCTATGAAGGGCTGCGCTAA
- a CDS encoding FAD-dependent monooxygenase: MTAPRTIVIAGAGIGGLTAALALAAQGFRVLICEKTGRLEEAGAGLQLSPNATRILIGLGLQPRLAPHVTTPASVSIMTARSGGEVIRLPLGSARDHAPYWLVHRADLQSALLGAVTAHPDIELRLGCPVDTFRAQPGGIAVNDESALALIGADGAWSTVRRQVFPETRPQFSGLIAWRGTLETSRLDSDLFPHGVQLWMGPKAHLVVYPVSSGERINMVAIMPGAVMQPGSSDTGDTGEIRRHFAASHWPANARAMIESVENWRRWPLFTIQDGGMWHEGSVALLGDAAHAMLPFAAQGAGMAIEDAAVLAQCLGTAGHDAAGIAPALERYAQLRQPRVTRVQRTARQSGQIYHLRGPMALARDLTMRALGAGRLQARQDWIYNWKL, translated from the coding sequence GTGACGGCCCCGCGCACCATCGTCATCGCTGGTGCGGGCATCGGTGGACTGACGGCTGCGCTGGCGCTGGCCGCCCAGGGTTTTCGCGTCCTTATCTGTGAGAAGACCGGACGGCTCGAAGAAGCCGGCGCCGGACTGCAGCTCTCGCCCAATGCGACCCGCATACTGATCGGCCTCGGCCTGCAACCGCGCCTTGCGCCCCATGTCACGACGCCGGCCAGTGTGAGCATCATGACCGCGCGCAGCGGCGGCGAGGTGATCCGTCTGCCGCTCGGCAGCGCCCGCGATCATGCACCCTACTGGCTGGTGCATCGTGCCGATCTGCAATCGGCATTGCTCGGCGCAGTCACCGCGCATCCCGACATTGAACTGCGCCTTGGCTGTCCGGTGGACACATTCCGCGCGCAGCCCGGCGGCATTGCCGTAAATGACGAGTCTGCGCTGGCCTTGATCGGCGCCGATGGCGCATGGTCGACCGTTCGGCGACAGGTATTTCCCGAAACGCGACCGCAATTCTCCGGCCTGATCGCCTGGCGCGGGACGCTGGAAACGAGCCGGCTGGACAGCGACCTGTTCCCCCATGGCGTCCAGCTCTGGATGGGGCCGAAGGCCCATCTCGTCGTCTATCCGGTGTCATCGGGCGAGCGGATCAACATGGTCGCGATCATGCCCGGCGCCGTGATGCAGCCTGGCAGCAGCGATACCGGCGACACCGGCGAGATCAGGCGACATTTTGCAGCGTCGCACTGGCCCGCCAATGCGCGCGCCATGATCGAGAGCGTCGAGAACTGGCGGCGCTGGCCGCTGTTCACGATACAGGACGGCGGCATGTGGCACGAAGGCTCCGTGGCGCTGCTTGGCGACGCCGCCCATGCGATGCTGCCCTTTGCCGCGCAGGGCGCGGGCATGGCCATCGAGGATGCGGCGGTGCTGGCGCAATGCCTTGGCACGGCCGGCCACGATGCAGCAGGGATTGCGCCCGCGCTGGAGCGCTACGCCCAGCTACGCCAGCCGCGCGTCACCCGCGTCCAGCGCACCGCCCGGCAATCCGGCCAGATCTATCATCTGCGCGGGCCCATGGCGCTGGCGCGCGATCTGACGATGCGCGCGCTCGGTGCAGGACGTCTGCAGGCGCGGCAGGACTGGATCTATAACTGGAAGCTTTGA
- a CDS encoding MotA/TolQ/ExbB proton channel family protein, protein MSRHHLDPADRAPLLHWLIFTGLCLFAAVLLWHYGLVRQMLAVDRTYISSVIVLLYFGASLHCLWRLIAVSREADAARGAAQLFAQGGQRVVVAGDGVAIDGVGMLPKGMMASHIRDLAVKSALQSGRRLDQTLLLRRLAGNLRGSNGFGGFAGDTLMKLGLIGTIVGFIMMLAPIAGLDTGNQGAIKASMNLMSEGMAVAMYTTLAGLIGSILIRIQYYMLEDATAKLFAFAVGVIDVHAVSLLEREAEHAR, encoded by the coding sequence GTGAGCCGGCATCATCTCGATCCGGCAGATCGCGCGCCGCTGCTGCACTGGTTGATCTTTACCGGGCTCTGCCTGTTCGCCGCGGTTCTGCTCTGGCACTATGGCTTGGTGCGGCAGATGCTTGCCGTCGATCGTACCTATATCTCGTCGGTGATCGTGCTGCTTTATTTCGGTGCGTCGCTGCATTGTCTGTGGCGTCTGATCGCGGTGTCGCGCGAAGCCGATGCGGCGCGGGGTGCAGCGCAGCTGTTCGCGCAGGGCGGCCAACGCGTCGTCGTGGCCGGCGACGGTGTCGCGATCGACGGCGTGGGCATGTTGCCGAAAGGAATGATGGCGTCGCATATCCGCGACCTCGCCGTGAAGTCCGCGCTGCAAAGCGGGCGACGGCTCGACCAGACGCTGCTGCTGCGTCGTCTCGCCGGCAATCTGCGCGGCTCTAACGGCTTCGGCGGCTTTGCCGGCGACACGCTGATGAAACTCGGCCTGATCGGCACGATAGTTGGCTTCATCATGATGCTGGCGCCGATTGCCGGCCTCGACACCGGCAATCAGGGCGCCATCAAGGCCTCCATGAACCTGATGAGCGAGGGCATGGCGGTGGCGATGTATACCACGCTGGCAGGGCTGATCGGTTCGATCCTGATTCGCATCCAGTATTACATGCTGGAGGACGCAACCGCCAAACTGTTCGCCTTTGCCGTCGGCGTCATCGACGTCCACGCCGTGTCGCTGCTCGAACGTGAAGCGGAGCATGCGAGGTGA
- a CDS encoding response regulator transcription factor: protein MTAVSILLVDDHPVVREGYRRLLERQVGFRVSAEAEDAAAAYRAYQAERPDVVVMDLSLPGPGGLEAIRHIRQWDRTARLLVFTMHASAAFALKAFEAGACGYITKSSAPHELVRAIATVARGGRALSEDIAREIASERLGNERSLVEDLGPRETEILRLVASGWTTEQIATSLNLSTKTVQNYHYQIKSKIGARTDAHLVWLATAAGLVAPDNAA, encoded by the coding sequence ATGACCGCCGTCAGCATCCTGCTGGTCGACGACCATCCGGTCGTGCGCGAAGGTTATCGCCGGCTACTGGAGCGGCAGGTCGGTTTTCGCGTGAGCGCGGAGGCCGAGGATGCCGCTGCGGCCTATCGCGCCTATCAGGCAGAGCGCCCGGACGTGGTGGTGATGGATCTGTCGCTGCCGGGCCCCGGCGGGCTGGAAGCGATCCGGCATATCCGGCAATGGGATCGCACCGCGCGCCTGCTGGTGTTCACCATGCATGCGAGCGCTGCGTTCGCTCTGAAAGCGTTCGAGGCTGGCGCCTGCGGCTACATCACAAAGAGCAGCGCGCCGCACGAACTGGTGCGCGCCATCGCCACCGTCGCCCGCGGCGGCCGTGCATTGAGCGAAGACATCGCGCGCGAAATCGCCAGCGAGCGGCTCGGCAACGAACGGTCGCTGGTGGAAGATCTCGGGCCGCGCGAAACGGAAATCCTGCGGCTGGTGGCGTCAGGCTGGACCACGGAGCAGATCGCGACATCGCTCAATCTGAGCACCAAGACCGTGCAGAATTATCACTACCAGATCAAGTCGAAGATCGGCGCGCGCACCGACGCGCACCTGGTCTGGCTTGCCACCGCCGCCGGCCTGGTCGCGCCGGACAACGCGGCCTAG
- a CDS encoding CBS domain-containing protein: protein MTVRAILDSKGHQIISVSPSDKVSSVVQLLSQRKIGAVLVMSHHHIDGILSERDIVRVIGERGAAALDEDVSAVMTHKVIGCKPSDTVGAIMEKMTTGKFRHLPVIEDEKVVGLISIGDVVKFRLREFEREQEALREYIATA, encoded by the coding sequence ATGACGGTACGTGCAATTCTCGATTCCAAAGGCCACCAGATCATCAGCGTCTCGCCGAGCGATAAGGTCTCGTCGGTGGTGCAGCTGCTGTCACAGCGAAAAATAGGTGCCGTGCTGGTGATGAGCCATCACCACATCGATGGTATCCTGTCCGAGCGTGATATCGTGCGGGTGATTGGAGAGCGCGGCGCCGCGGCACTGGATGAAGACGTGAGCGCCGTGATGACGCACAAGGTCATTGGCTGCAAACCGTCCGATACGGTCGGTGCAATCATGGAAAAGATGACGACCGGAAAATTCAGGCATCTGCCCGTTATCGAAGACGAAAAGGTCGTTGGCCTGATCTCGATCGGTGACGTCGTCAAATTTCGCTTGCGTGAATTCGAACGCGAACAGGAAGCGCTGCGCGAATATATTGCGACTGCCTGA
- a CDS encoding alpha/beta hydrolase, protein MPSFHNGAVEIAYLDEGEGDPIVLVHGFASSKNVNWVYPTWVSELKKHNRRVIALDNRGHGDSSKLYDSEQYSIGAMAADVRALLAHLGIVRTDMMGYSMGARITAYIAYSHPELIRSAIFGGLGIGLIKGGGPGENVALALEADSLDDVTDPVGRTFRAFADQTRSDRRALAACLRGSRRLMTNEEAAAIKVPLLIAVGTTDEISGSAQELQKVIAGSEVLDIPNRDHMRAVGDRVYKEGVLDFLCRRP, encoded by the coding sequence ATGCCGAGCTTTCACAACGGCGCTGTCGAAATTGCTTATCTCGATGAAGGCGAGGGCGATCCGATCGTTCTCGTGCACGGCTTCGCATCGAGCAAGAACGTCAACTGGGTCTATCCGACCTGGGTGTCGGAATTGAAGAAGCACAATCGCCGCGTCATCGCGCTCGACAATCGCGGCCATGGCGATTCCAGCAAGCTCTACGATTCCGAACAATACAGCATCGGTGCGATGGCCGCCGACGTGCGCGCGCTGCTCGCGCATCTTGGTATCGTGCGCACCGATATGATGGGTTATTCGATGGGGGCGCGCATCACTGCCTATATCGCCTATAGCCATCCCGAATTGATCCGCAGCGCGATCTTCGGCGGTCTCGGCATCGGCCTCATCAAGGGCGGCGGTCCCGGCGAGAACGTTGCGCTTGCGCTCGAGGCGGACTCGCTCGACGACGTCACCGACCCCGTCGGCCGCACGTTCCGCGCTTTCGCCGATCAGACCCGTTCGGATCGCCGCGCGCTCGCAGCCTGTCTGCGCGGCTCGCGCCGGCTGATGACGAATGAGGAAGCCGCCGCCATCAAGGTGCCGCTGCTGATCGCGGTGGGAACGACCGACGAGATCAGCGGCTCCGCGCAGGAGTTGCAGAAGGTCATCGCCGGCTCCGAAGTGCTGGATATCCCGAACCGCGATCACATGCGGGCGGTCGGCGATCGCGTTTACAAGGAAGGCGTGCTGGATTTCCTGTGCCGCCGCCCGTGA
- the cysE gene encoding serine O-acetyltransferase: MAVQSINPQNSKLATLDPIWDRIRSEAEDIVHREPELASFIYSTVLHHNRLEDSVVHRVAERLDHAALSGDLIRQTFDEALRDEPDLGNAFRADLVAVFDRDPATTRFIDPLLYFKGFHAIQAHRLAHWLHKKGRKDFAWYLQSRSSAAFQTDINPAAKIGRGIFLDHATGFVVGETAVIEDDVSILHGVTLGGTGKENEDRHPKIRHGVLIGAGAKILGNIEVGHCARIAAGSVVVKPVPHNVTVAGVPAKIVGEAGCSEPSRTMNQMLNAIGL, from the coding sequence ATGGCCGTGCAGAGCATCAATCCGCAGAATTCAAAACTCGCAACGCTGGATCCGATCTGGGATCGCATCCGTTCCGAGGCGGAAGACATCGTCCATCGCGAGCCTGAACTCGCATCCTTCATCTATTCGACCGTGCTGCATCACAACCGTCTGGAAGATTCGGTGGTGCATCGCGTTGCGGAGCGTCTCGATCATGCGGCGCTGTCCGGCGACCTGATCCGCCAGACCTTCGACGAAGCGCTGCGCGACGAGCCGGATCTTGGCAATGCGTTCCGCGCCGACCTCGTCGCCGTGTTCGACCGCGATCCCGCCACCACGCGCTTCATCGATCCGCTGCTGTACTTCAAGGGCTTCCATGCCATCCAGGCGCATCGTCTTGCGCATTGGCTCCACAAAAAGGGCCGCAAGGACTTTGCGTGGTATCTGCAGAGCCGCTCGTCGGCCGCTTTTCAGACCGACATCAATCCCGCCGCCAAGATCGGCCGCGGTATCTTTCTCGATCACGCGACGGGCTTCGTTGTTGGTGAAACTGCGGTCATCGAGGACGATGTTTCGATTCTGCACGGCGTCACGCTCGGCGGCACCGGCAAGGAAAACGAGGACCGCCATCCGAAGATTCGTCACGGTGTGCTGATCGGCGCCGGCGCCAAGATTCTCGGCAATATCGAAGTCGGCCATTGCGCGCGGATTGCCGCGGGCTCCGTCGTCGTCAAGCCTGTGCCGCACAATGTCACCGTGGCGGGCGTGCCGGCGAAGATCGTCGGCGAAGCCGGCTGTTCGGAGCCGTCGCGCACCATGAACCAGATGCTGAACGCGATCGGGCTCTGA